Proteins found in one Candidatus Neomarinimicrobiota bacterium genomic segment:
- a CDS encoding M64 family metallopeptidase — protein sequence MRRLLLFLLLPLAYTLGQAFDNYFTGQTLRFDYYHSGTATEEHISLDQVRLEGSWPGSRAHLVDDTNLGKYLFQVVDTASGQVIYSRGFASIYGEWETIGEARKGIWHSFHESQRFPEPRKPVRIILNKRGNDGAFHPIYTGLVDPQSRFVNRSSIAAQGKVWALFENGPPAAKVDLLFLSEGYTKKERRQFHKDVERLAGVLFGAEPYHSRKGDFNVRAIDLAAVESGISNPRAGIWRDSPLGLSFNAFDLDRYVLTWANQIIRDIAAQAPYDALIILFNDRKYGGGGILNLYTTASARSNEAPYLLIHEFGHSFGGLGDEYYASTVAYEEFIPPGVEPWEPNVTALLDPQQLKWWHLLDIDTPIPTPWNQAAYDSASYAYQQKRRELREQGASEESMDALFGEVKAITKAMLEAEPYFGKVGAFEGASYQAKGLYRPEVDCIMFSRNHHYYCRVCTEAIERIIDLYAE from the coding sequence ATGCGCCGTCTACTTCTCTTTCTGCTGCTCCCCCTGGCTTATACTCTCGGCCAGGCTTTCGACAACTACTTCACCGGCCAGACCCTGCGCTTTGATTACTACCACAGCGGTACCGCTACGGAGGAGCACATCAGCCTCGACCAGGTCCGCCTGGAGGGTTCATGGCCCGGCAGCCGCGCCCACCTGGTGGATGACACCAACCTGGGCAAGTACCTCTTCCAGGTGGTAGATACCGCCTCCGGACAGGTGATCTACTCGCGGGGCTTCGCCAGCATCTACGGCGAGTGGGAAACCATCGGCGAGGCCCGGAAGGGTATCTGGCACAGCTTCCACGAATCCCAGCGTTTTCCCGAGCCCCGCAAACCGGTACGGATCATCCTGAACAAGCGCGGGAACGACGGCGCCTTCCACCCGATCTATACCGGCCTAGTCGATCCCCAGAGCCGTTTCGTGAACCGCTCTTCCATCGCAGCCCAGGGCAAGGTCTGGGCGCTGTTCGAAAACGGCCCCCCGGCCGCCAAAGTGGACCTTCTCTTCCTGAGTGAGGGCTACACCAAGAAGGAGCGCCGGCAGTTTCACAAGGACGTGGAGCGGCTGGCGGGCGTCCTGTTTGGCGCCGAACCCTACCACTCGCGCAAGGGCGACTTCAACGTTCGGGCCATCGACCTGGCTGCGGTCGAGTCGGGCATTTCCAATCCCCGGGCCGGCATCTGGCGCGACAGCCCCCTGGGTCTGAGCTTCAACGCCTTCGACCTGGACCGCTACGTCCTTACCTGGGCCAATCAAATCATCCGCGATATTGCCGCCCAGGCACCTTACGATGCCCTGATCATCCTGTTCAATGACCGCAAGTACGGCGGCGGGGGGATCCTCAACCTGTACACCACCGCCTCGGCCCGGAGCAACGAGGCACCTTATCTGCTCATCCACGAGTTCGGCCATTCCTTCGGCGGCCTGGGCGACGAGTACTACGCCTCGACGGTGGCCTACGAGGAATTCATCCCGCCCGGCGTGGAGCCCTGGGAACCAAACGTCACTGCCCTGCTGGACCCCCAGCAGCTCAAGTGGTGGCATCTCCTGGACATCGATACGCCGATACCTACTCCCTGGAACCAGGCCGCCTACGATTCAGCATCCTATGCCTACCAGCAGAAGCGCCGTGAGCTGCGGGAGCAGGGCGCCTCCGAGGAATCCATGGATGCTCTCTTCGGAGAGGTGAAGGCCATCACGAAGGCTATGCTGGAGGCCGAACCGTACTTCGGCAAGGTGGGGGCCTTCGAGGGCGCCAGCTATCAGGCTAAAGGACTCTACCGACCCGAGGTGGACTGCATTATGTTCAGCCGCAACCACCACTACTACTGCCGCGTCTGCACCGAGGCCATTGAGCGGATAATCGACCTGTACGCCGAGTAA
- a CDS encoding DUF4249 family protein → MKYIQSVFAGLLIALLAACSLPHEPGPQPSTIVETEFEPSLNILGILRLDDQPGSSFFYIERAYRYQELDTLEWDESFIPIVTDATVRVQGLGDTTSYLFTHELDSLRGEIYTNYDFFPVAGEQYHLTIEHRDFPTLTDTTVVPVKPAAHSGPVVMEQGVYFELLTTADTDLYDVYLLSSSDSLHYRFSNPGTGPLPLFFNTAAEPGDTLTVHIYGYDANLADYLTTTITLKPQTYQETLTTVTGGYGVFGAVSAAKFSLTR, encoded by the coding sequence GTGAAATACATCCAGTCCGTATTCGCTGGTCTCCTGATAGCCCTCCTGGCGGCCTGCAGTTTACCCCACGAACCCGGACCCCAGCCTTCCACCATCGTCGAAACCGAGTTCGAACCGAGTCTGAATATTCTGGGAATCCTCCGCCTGGATGACCAACCCGGCTCATCCTTCTTCTACATCGAGCGGGCCTACCGCTACCAAGAGCTGGATACCCTGGAATGGGATGAAAGCTTTATCCCCATCGTCACGGATGCAACGGTACGCGTCCAGGGGCTGGGCGATACCACGTCCTACTTATTCACTCATGAATTGGACAGCCTGCGGGGGGAGATCTACACCAACTACGACTTTTTCCCGGTTGCAGGTGAGCAGTACCACCTCACTATTGAACATCGCGACTTCCCCACCCTCACCGACACCACCGTGGTGCCGGTCAAGCCGGCGGCGCATTCCGGTCCGGTGGTGATGGAACAGGGGGTCTACTTCGAACTGCTGACAACCGCCGATACCGACCTCTACGACGTCTACCTGCTTTCGTCCTCTGATTCGCTGCATTACCGCTTCTCGAATCCCGGCACCGGCCCGCTGCCCCTCTTCTTCAATACCGCCGCCGAGCCGGGAGACACCCTCACCGTCCACATCTACGGATACGACGCCAATCTGGCCGACTACCTGACCACCACCATTACCCTCAAGCCGCAGACCTACCAGGAGACCCTCACCACTGTCACCGGCGGTTACGGCGTTTTCGGGGCGGTGAGTGCGGCGAAGTTCAGTCTTACGCGGTAG